A single region of the Indicator indicator isolate 239-I01 chromosome 3, UM_Iind_1.1, whole genome shotgun sequence genome encodes:
- the ECHDC3 gene encoding enoyl-CoA hydratase domain-containing protein 3, mitochondrial: protein MLQSLKEDLLHDVKSKDLRVIIVSAEGPVFCSGHDLKELASENDVKHHSQVFEICAEVMTLIQKLPVPVIAKVNGLATAAGCQLVASCDIAVASENSQFATPGVNIGLFCSTPAVALGRSLPRKVALEMLFTGEPLSAQEALMHGLVSKVVPEDKLEEETMKISRKICESSKSVLALGKATFYRQITQDLNTAYKMTTQVMVDNLTLRDGQEGIEAFIQKRKPVWSHSQDEKK from the exons ATGCTGCAGTCCCTCAAGGAGGACCTGCTGCACGACGTCAAAAGCAAAGACCTGCGAGTTATAATCGTTTCAG CTGAAGGACCTGTCTTTTGTTCTGGTCATGATTTAAAGGAACTGGCAAGTGAAAATGATGTGAAGCATCATTCCCAAGTGTTTGAAATATGTGCAGAG GTTATGACTTTAATCCAGAAACTTCCAGTACCAGTGATTGCCAAAGTAAATGGCTTGGCTACAGCAGCAGGCTGTCAGCTTGTGGCAAGCTGTGACATTGCAGTGGCAAGTGAGAACTCCCAATTTGCTACTCCAGGAGTTAACATTGGACTGTTCTGCTCCACACCAGCTGTGGCCTTGGGCAGATCTCTTCCAAGAAAG GTGGCATTAGAGATGCTTTTCACAGGAGAACCTCTTTCTGCCCAAGAAGCATTAATGCATGGGCTTGTCAGCAAGGTGGTACCAGAAGAcaagctggaagaagagaccatgAAAATCTCTCGCAAGATATGCGAAAGCAGCAAATCCGTACTGGCACTGGGGAAAGCCACCTTTTATAGACAGATTACACAGGACCTCAATACTGCTTACAAAATGACTACTCAGGTCATGGTAGACAATTTGACTTTGAGAGATGGGCAGGAAGGTATTGAAGCCTTTATTCAGAAACGGAAGCCTGTCTGGTCACACTctcaggatgagaagaaatga